From a region of the Candidatus Sysuiplasma jiujiangense genome:
- a CDS encoding Lrp/AsnC family transcriptional regulator: protein MAIGFVLISTAPAKEHEVYNELLKVKEIVELHPLFGEYDLIAKIEAEDFNTLGQVVVDKIRAIQGVIDTKTLTGIKF from the coding sequence ATGGCCATCGGTTTTGTCCTTATCAGCACCGCGCCGGCGAAGGAACACGAAGTCTATAACGAACTTCTGAAGGTTAAGGAGATAGTCGAACTTCACCCTCTCTTTGGCGAATATGATCTCATCGCCAAAATCGAGGCAGAGGACTTCAACACGCTGGGTCAGGTTGTAGTGGACAAGATAAGGGCAATACAGGGCGTTATAGACACGAAAACACTCACTGGCATAAAGTTTTAA